One region of Caldimonas thermodepolymerans genomic DNA includes:
- the dapE gene encoding succinyl-diaminopimelate desuccinylase, protein MTATLRLVEELVSRPSVTPDDAGCQALIAERLRGVGFACETIESGPPEFRVTNLWAKRTGSAGAAGRTLVFAGHTDVVPTGPVERWHSDPFVPTHRDGKLYGRGTSDMKTSLAAMVVAVEEFVASHPQHAGSVAFLITSDEEGPALDGTVKVCEALQARGERLDWCIVGEPTSVETLGDMIKNGRRGSLSGRLVVKGVQGHIAYPQLARNPVHLAAPALAELTTIEWDRGNEFFPPTSWQISNIHAGTGATNVIPGELVVDFNFRYCTESTPEALQQRVHEVLDRHGLDYELQWTLGGLPFLTPPGELSQALVAAIESEMQVTPELSTTGGTSDGRFIARICPQVIEFGPPNATIHKIDEHVDVAFIEPLKNIYRKTLERLIAT, encoded by the coding sequence ATGACCGCCACCCTGCGCCTCGTCGAGGAACTGGTTTCCCGCCCGTCGGTCACGCCCGACGATGCCGGCTGCCAGGCGCTGATCGCCGAACGCCTGCGCGGCGTCGGGTTCGCCTGCGAGACCATCGAAAGCGGCCCGCCGGAGTTCCGCGTCACCAACCTGTGGGCCAAGCGCACCGGCAGCGCGGGCGCGGCCGGGCGCACGCTGGTGTTCGCCGGCCACACCGACGTGGTACCCACCGGCCCCGTCGAGCGCTGGCACAGCGACCCGTTCGTGCCCACCCACCGCGACGGCAAGCTCTACGGGCGCGGCACCTCGGACATGAAGACGTCGCTGGCGGCGATGGTCGTGGCGGTCGAGGAGTTCGTCGCGAGCCACCCGCAGCACGCCGGCTCGGTCGCCTTCCTGATCACCAGCGACGAGGAAGGCCCGGCGCTGGACGGCACGGTCAAGGTCTGCGAGGCGCTGCAGGCGCGCGGCGAGCGGCTGGACTGGTGCATCGTCGGCGAACCGACCTCGGTCGAGACGCTGGGCGACATGATCAAGAACGGCCGCCGCGGCTCGCTGTCGGGCCGGCTGGTGGTCAAGGGCGTGCAGGGCCACATCGCCTACCCGCAGCTGGCGCGCAACCCGGTCCACCTGGCCGCGCCGGCACTGGCCGAGCTGACCACGATCGAATGGGACCGCGGCAACGAGTTCTTCCCGCCGACCTCCTGGCAGATCTCCAACATCCACGCCGGCACCGGCGCGACCAACGTGATCCCGGGCGAGCTGGTGGTCGACTTCAACTTCCGCTACTGCACGGAGTCGACCCCGGAGGCGCTGCAGCAGCGCGTGCACGAGGTGCTGGACCGCCACGGCCTGGACTACGAGCTGCAATGGACGCTGGGCGGCCTGCCCTTCCTGACCCCGCCCGGCGAACTGAGCCAGGCGCTGGTGGCGGCGATCGAAAGCGAGATGCAGGTGACGCCTGAACTGTCGACCACCGGCGGCACCTCGGATGGCCGCTTCATCGCGCGCATCTGCCCGCAGGTGATCGAGTTCGGCCCGCCCAATGCCACCATCCACAAGATCGACGAGCACGTGGACGTGGCCTTCATCGAGCCGCTCAAGAACATCTACCGCAAGACGCTCGAGCGTCTGATCGCGACATGA
- the smc gene encoding chromosome segregation protein SMC, whose protein sequence is MRLNSIKLSGFKSFAEPTHFQLPGQLVGVVGPNGCGKSNIMDAVRWVLGESKASELRGESMQDVIFNGSSNRKPASRASVELVFDNSDARAGGQWNQFTEIAVKRVLTRDGTSSYFINNQPVRRRDVQDVFLGTGLGPRAYAIIGQGTISRIIESKPEELRMFLEEAAGVSKYKERRRETENRLKDTRENLTRVEDILRELNANLEKLEKQAEVATQYRTLQEQGTLKLHQLWFLKHRDAASEQERLHKEVLEATNALEARLAELRHVEAELETIRQAHYAASDELHTAQAALAEANLEVSRLEERIRYVVEGRQRVEQRLVELKAQSEQWAQRRADAEAELETIAEQIAQAEEQAEILAAQAEEQAANLPGYEDAVRAATQRANEQRSAVANVQQQIQLLAAESRNVEEQARQLTLRRERLASEVKGLAAPDELRLAELTRQHEQAAEALAIAEERLHELTEQVPQLDEDRRAKQEQVNAETARQADLSARLEALRALQEKVQTEGKLKPWLAKHGLDGLPGLWTQVHIEPGWETALESALRERLNALEVGRVETVRAFASDAPPAKLAFYTLPSAAISNTHQTLPRLSDLLRLNDAGLKALLNDWLEGVYTAASLDEALAERGKLTHGEVIMTREGHAVSQYSVSFYAPDSEQAGMLQRAQEIENLERQVRAQALIAEDARTALVRAEAAYTDATQRLAGARREAAELQSRAYQLQVELLRLTQQAEQTSARRGQIEEELAEIDGQLEELNERRATGEARFEELDMALANEQERHAELEEAVIEAERKLNEAREQLRSLEREAQEAQFSARALAARRGELQRSIETANQQIALNEQTAQQLQSELDGFNDAAAQAGLEEALAVKLDRESALAAKRSEYDDLAAKLRRAEEQRMEFERSLQPLRDRITKLQLEEQAASLGGAQFMEQLTQAGVDLEALQKSIEEGNVKLYGLQGEIDRINREINALGAVNLAALDELAAARERKTFLDAQSSDLNDAIRTLEDAIHKIDMETRDLLKKTFDIVNEHFGKLFPSLFGGGNAKLVMTGDEILDSGVQVMAQPPGKKNSTIHLLSGGEKALTAIALVFAMFQLNPAPFCLLDEVDAPLDDANTERYANLVKSMSKNTQFLFISHNKIAMEMAEQLIGVTMQEQGVSRIVAVDMEAAISMAEAA, encoded by the coding sequence ATGCGCCTGAACTCGATCAAGCTGTCCGGCTTCAAGTCCTTCGCCGAGCCGACCCACTTCCAGCTGCCCGGCCAGCTCGTCGGCGTGGTCGGCCCCAACGGTTGCGGCAAGTCCAACATCATGGACGCCGTGCGCTGGGTGCTGGGGGAGTCCAAGGCGTCCGAGCTGCGCGGCGAGTCGATGCAGGACGTCATCTTCAACGGTTCCAGCAACCGCAAGCCGGCCAGCCGCGCCAGCGTCGAGCTGGTGTTCGACAACAGCGACGCGCGCGCCGGCGGGCAGTGGAACCAGTTCACCGAGATCGCCGTCAAGCGCGTGCTCACGCGTGACGGCACCTCCAGCTATTTCATCAACAACCAGCCGGTGCGCCGCCGCGACGTGCAGGACGTGTTCCTGGGCACGGGCCTGGGCCCGCGCGCCTACGCGATCATCGGCCAGGGCACGATCAGCCGCATCATCGAGTCCAAGCCCGAGGAGCTGCGCATGTTCCTCGAGGAGGCCGCCGGCGTCTCGAAGTACAAGGAGCGCCGCCGCGAGACCGAGAACCGGCTCAAGGACACGCGCGAGAACCTCACCCGCGTCGAGGACATCCTGCGCGAGCTCAACGCCAACCTCGAGAAGCTCGAGAAGCAGGCCGAGGTCGCGACCCAGTACCGCACGCTGCAGGAGCAGGGCACGCTGAAGCTGCACCAGCTGTGGTTCCTGAAGCACCGCGACGCGGCCAGCGAGCAGGAGCGCCTGCACAAGGAGGTGCTGGAGGCCACCAACGCGCTGGAGGCGCGCCTGGCCGAGCTGCGCCACGTCGAGGCCGAGCTGGAGACCATCCGGCAGGCCCACTATGCCGCCAGCGACGAGCTGCACACCGCGCAGGCCGCGCTGGCCGAGGCCAACCTGGAGGTCAGCCGCCTGGAAGAGCGCATCCGCTACGTGGTCGAGGGTCGCCAGCGGGTCGAGCAGCGCCTGGTCGAGCTCAAGGCCCAGAGCGAGCAGTGGGCGCAGCGGCGCGCCGATGCAGAGGCCGAACTGGAAACCATCGCCGAGCAGATCGCGCAGGCCGAGGAACAGGCCGAGATCCTCGCCGCGCAGGCCGAGGAGCAGGCGGCCAACCTGCCCGGCTACGAGGACGCGGTGCGTGCGGCCACCCAGCGCGCCAACGAGCAGCGATCGGCCGTCGCCAACGTGCAGCAGCAGATCCAGCTGCTGGCGGCCGAGTCGCGCAACGTCGAGGAACAGGCGCGCCAGCTGACGCTGCGCCGCGAGCGCCTGGCGAGCGAGGTCAAGGGGCTGGCCGCGCCCGACGAGCTGCGCTTGGCCGAGCTGACCCGCCAGCACGAGCAGGCCGCCGAGGCGCTGGCGATTGCCGAGGAACGCCTGCACGAGCTGACCGAGCAGGTGCCGCAGCTCGACGAGGACCGCCGCGCCAAGCAGGAGCAGGTCAACGCCGAGACCGCCAGGCAGGCCGACCTGAGCGCCCGCCTGGAGGCGCTGCGCGCACTGCAGGAGAAGGTGCAGACCGAAGGCAAGCTCAAGCCGTGGCTGGCCAAGCACGGGCTGGACGGGCTGCCGGGCCTGTGGACCCAGGTGCACATCGAGCCGGGCTGGGAAACCGCGCTGGAATCGGCACTGCGCGAGCGGCTCAACGCGCTGGAGGTCGGCCGGGTCGAGACCGTGCGCGCCTTCGCGAGCGACGCCCCGCCGGCCAAGCTGGCGTTCTACACGCTGCCGTCGGCGGCGATCAGCAACACCCACCAGACGCTGCCGCGCCTGTCGGACCTGCTGCGCCTGAACGACGCAGGGCTCAAGGCGCTGCTCAACGACTGGCTGGAAGGCGTCTACACCGCTGCCTCGCTGGACGAGGCGCTGGCCGAGCGCGGCAAGCTCACGCACGGCGAGGTCATCATGACCCGCGAGGGGCATGCGGTGTCCCAGTACTCGGTGAGCTTCTACGCCCCGGACTCCGAGCAGGCCGGGATGCTGCAGCGCGCGCAGGAGATCGAGAACCTGGAGCGCCAGGTACGCGCCCAGGCCCTGATCGCCGAAGACGCCCGCACCGCGCTGGTGCGCGCCGAGGCCGCCTACACCGACGCCACGCAGCGGCTGGCCGGCGCGCGCCGCGAGGCCGCCGAGCTGCAGTCGCGCGCCTACCAGCTGCAGGTCGAGCTGCTGCGCCTGACCCAGCAGGCCGAGCAGACCAGCGCCCGGCGCGGGCAGATCGAGGAGGAACTCGCCGAGATCGACGGCCAGCTCGAGGAGCTCAACGAGCGCCGCGCCACCGGCGAGGCGCGCTTCGAGGAGCTCGACATGGCGCTGGCCAACGAGCAGGAGCGCCACGCCGAGCTGGAAGAGGCGGTGATCGAGGCCGAGCGCAAGCTCAACGAGGCGCGCGAGCAGCTGCGTTCGCTGGAGCGCGAGGCCCAGGAGGCGCAGTTCTCGGCGCGCGCGCTGGCCGCGCGGCGGGGCGAGCTGCAGCGCTCGATCGAGACGGCCAACCAGCAGATCGCGCTCAACGAGCAGACCGCGCAGCAGCTGCAGTCCGAGCTGGACGGCTTCAACGACGCCGCGGCGCAGGCCGGCCTGGAGGAAGCCCTGGCCGTCAAGCTGGACCGCGAGTCGGCGCTGGCGGCCAAGCGCAGCGAGTACGACGACCTGGCCGCCAAGCTGCGCCGCGCCGAGGAGCAGCGCATGGAATTCGAGCGCAGCCTGCAGCCGCTGCGCGACCGCATCACCAAGCTGCAGCTGGAAGAGCAGGCCGCGTCGCTCGGCGGCGCGCAGTTCATGGAGCAGCTGACCCAGGCCGGGGTCGACCTGGAGGCGCTGCAGAAGTCCATCGAGGAAGGCAACGTCAAGCTCTACGGCCTGCAGGGCGAGATCGACCGCATCAACCGCGAGATCAACGCGCTGGGCGCGGTCAACCTCGCGGCGCTGGACGAACTGGCCGCCGCGCGCGAGCGCAAGACCTTCCTGGATGCGCAGTCGTCGGACCTGAACGACGCGATCCGCACGCTGGAAGACGCGATCCACAAGATCGACATGGAGACGCGCGACCTGCTGAAGAAGACCTTCGACATCGTCAACGAGCACTTCGGCAAGCTCTTCCCCAGCCTGTTCGGCGGCGGCAACGCGAAGCTGGTGATGACCGGCGACGAGATCCTCGATTCCGGCGTGCAGGTCATGGCCCAGCCGCCGGGCAAGAAGAACAGCACCATCCACCTGCTGTCCGGCGGTGAGAAGGCGCTGACCGCGATCGCGCTGGTGTTCGCGATGTTCCAGCTCAACCCGGCGCCGTTCTGTCTGCTCGACGAGGTGGATGCCCCGCTCGACGACGCCAACACCGAGCGTTATGCCAACCTGGTCAAGAGCATGTCCAAGAACACGCAGTTCCTGTTCATCTCGCACAACAAGATCGCGATGGAAATGGCCGAGCAGCTGATCGGCGTGACGATGCAGGAGCAGGGCGTCTCCCGCATCGTGGCGGTCGACATGGAAGCCGCGATCAGCATGGCGGAGGCAGCGTGA
- the dapD gene encoding 2,3,4,5-tetrahydropyridine-2,6-dicarboxylate N-succinyltransferase — protein sequence MTQQLEALINQAWEDRASLSPSAAPAEVRDAVEQVIADLNKGRVRVAEKIDGQWVTHQWIKKAVLLSFRLKDNAPMHAGDLGFFDKVQTKFAHLSEEEMRATGVRVVPPAVARRGSYIAKNVVLMPSYVNIGAYVDEGTMVDTWATVGSCAQIGKNVHLSGGVGIGGVLEPLQANPTIIEDNCFIGARSEIVEGVIVEENSVISMGVFIGQSTKIYDRETGEIIYGRVPAGSVVVPGSLPSADGKYSLYCAVIVKRVDAQTRAKTSINELLRA from the coding sequence ATGACCCAACAACTCGAAGCCCTCATCAACCAGGCGTGGGAGGACCGCGCCAGCCTCTCCCCCAGTGCTGCCCCGGCCGAGGTGCGCGATGCCGTCGAGCAGGTGATCGCCGACCTGAACAAGGGCCGCGTGCGCGTGGCGGAGAAGATCGACGGCCAGTGGGTCACGCACCAGTGGATCAAGAAGGCGGTGCTGCTGAGCTTCCGCCTGAAGGACAACGCGCCGATGCACGCCGGCGACCTGGGCTTCTTCGACAAGGTGCAGACCAAGTTCGCGCACCTGTCCGAGGAGGAGATGCGCGCCACCGGCGTGCGCGTGGTGCCGCCGGCCGTCGCGCGCCGCGGCAGCTACATCGCGAAGAACGTGGTGTTGATGCCCTCGTACGTCAACATCGGCGCCTACGTCGACGAAGGCACCATGGTCGACACCTGGGCCACGGTCGGCTCCTGCGCGCAGATCGGCAAGAACGTGCACCTGTCCGGCGGCGTGGGCATCGGCGGCGTGCTCGAGCCGCTGCAGGCCAACCCGACCATCATCGAGGACAACTGCTTCATCGGCGCGCGCTCGGAGATCGTCGAAGGCGTGATCGTCGAGGAGAACTCGGTGATCTCGATGGGCGTGTTCATCGGCCAGAGCACCAAGATCTACGATCGCGAGACCGGCGAGATCATCTACGGCCGCGTGCCGGCCGGCTCGGTCGTCGTGCCGGGCAGCCTGCCCAGCGCCGACGGCAAGTACAGCCTGTACTGCGCGGTGATCGTCAAGCGCGTGGACGCCCAGACGCGCGCCAAGACCAGCATCAACGAACTGCTGCGCGCCTGA
- a CDS encoding cell division protein ZipA C-terminal FtsZ-binding domain-containing protein: MSSLQTALAIVGGLVLAGVVAHGAWQARRAGVRTAERRPAEPPRHIEPSFGEPGDAASAGEGTEADALPSVPPLVSPLPALRRHPGVRLDPLVDAIATLSTETPVSGDSVLAHLPPTRRAGSKPFFIEALNVETSEWEAPQPGHSYREFQAGVQLANRTGALNEIEYSEFVQKVQAFADALGAAVDFPDMLDVVARARELDQFASQHDAQLACRLHAKGAAWTVSYLQQHASRHGFVPGVVPGRLVLPAREEGSPPVLSLQFDPQAAFADDPNLAAVRDVTLSFDVPQTAPGEQPFQAWQASAQALAQDMDAVIVDDAGQPLTGPAFEAIGRELEQLYQTLEERGLGAGSPAARRLFS; this comes from the coding sequence GTGAGCAGCCTGCAGACCGCACTGGCGATCGTCGGCGGCCTGGTGCTGGCCGGCGTGGTGGCGCATGGCGCCTGGCAGGCCCGACGCGCCGGCGTGCGCACGGCCGAACGGCGCCCCGCCGAGCCGCCGCGCCACATCGAACCGAGCTTCGGCGAGCCGGGCGACGCGGCATCCGCGGGCGAGGGGACGGAGGCCGACGCGCTGCCGTCCGTGCCGCCGCTGGTCAGCCCGCTGCCGGCGTTGCGGCGCCACCCGGGCGTGCGGCTGGACCCGCTGGTCGACGCGATCGCGACGCTGTCGACCGAGACGCCGGTCAGCGGCGACAGCGTGCTCGCCCACCTGCCGCCCACGCGCCGCGCCGGCAGCAAGCCGTTCTTCATCGAGGCGCTCAACGTCGAGACCTCGGAATGGGAGGCGCCCCAACCCGGCCACAGCTACCGCGAGTTCCAGGCCGGCGTGCAACTGGCCAACCGCACCGGCGCGCTGAACGAGATCGAGTATTCCGAGTTCGTGCAGAAGGTGCAGGCCTTTGCCGACGCGCTCGGCGCCGCGGTGGACTTCCCGGACATGCTGGACGTGGTCGCGCGCGCCCGCGAGCTGGACCAGTTCGCCAGCCAGCACGACGCGCAGCTGGCCTGCCGCCTGCACGCCAAGGGCGCGGCCTGGACGGTGTCGTACCTGCAGCAGCACGCCAGCCGCCACGGCTTCGTGCCGGGCGTGGTGCCCGGCCGCCTGGTGCTGCCGGCGCGGGAGGAGGGCTCGCCGCCGGTGCTGAGCCTGCAGTTCGACCCGCAGGCGGCCTTTGCCGACGACCCGAACCTGGCCGCGGTGCGCGACGTGACGCTGTCCTTCGACGTGCCGCAGACCGCGCCGGGCGAACAGCCCTTCCAGGCCTGGCAGGCCAGTGCCCAGGCGCTGGCGCAGGACATGGACGCGGTGATCGTCGACGACGCCGGCCAGCCGCTCACCGGGCCGGCCTTCGAGGCCATCGGCCGCGAGCTGGAGCAGCTGTACCAGACGCTGGAAGAGCGGGGCCTGGGTGCCGGCTCGCCCGCGGCGCGCCGGCTCTTCAGCTGA
- the prmB gene encoding 50S ribosomal protein L3 N(5)-glutamine methyltransferase — MTVIELIERCSARLEEAGVSFGHGTDNAGDEAAWLVLWALGHPLDGLDDVAGQPLAPEQERRAQELVEQRIATRKPAAYLTREAWLQGVSFYVDERAIVPRSFIAELLADGTIDPWLSDRTRRVLDLCTGNGSLAVLAALAYPEVEVDAADISGDALAVAHINVERHQLGARIRLLRSDLLSQVAGPYDLILCNPPYVNARSMAALPPEYRAEPALALAGGEDGMDLVRRLLREAPQHMSEDAVLVLEIGNEREHFEAAFPRLEVVWLDTSAGTDQVLLVTRAALLEASRP, encoded by the coding sequence ATGACCGTCATCGAACTCATCGAGCGCTGCAGCGCCCGCCTCGAAGAGGCGGGCGTTTCGTTTGGACACGGCACCGACAACGCCGGGGACGAGGCTGCCTGGCTGGTGCTGTGGGCGCTCGGCCACCCGCTGGACGGCCTGGACGACGTGGCCGGGCAGCCGCTCGCCCCAGAGCAGGAACGGCGCGCGCAGGAGCTGGTCGAGCAACGCATCGCCACCCGCAAGCCGGCCGCCTACCTGACCCGCGAAGCCTGGCTGCAGGGCGTGTCGTTCTATGTCGACGAGCGCGCCATCGTGCCGCGCTCCTTCATCGCCGAGCTGTTGGCCGACGGCACCATCGACCCCTGGCTGTCCGACCGCACCCGCCGCGTGCTGGACCTGTGCACCGGCAACGGCAGCCTTGCCGTGCTGGCCGCGCTGGCCTACCCCGAGGTCGAAGTGGACGCCGCCGACATCTCCGGGGACGCGCTCGCCGTGGCCCACATCAACGTCGAGCGCCACCAGCTCGGCGCGCGCATCCGCCTGCTGCGCAGCGACCTGCTGTCGCAGGTGGCCGGCCCGTACGACCTGATCCTGTGCAACCCGCCCTACGTCAACGCGCGCTCGATGGCGGCGCTGCCGCCCGAGTACCGGGCCGAACCGGCGCTGGCGCTGGCCGGCGGCGAGGACGGCATGGACCTGGTGCGCCGCCTGCTGCGCGAGGCGCCGCAGCACATGAGCGAGGACGCGGTGCTGGTGCTCGAGATCGGCAACGAGCGCGAGCACTTCGAGGCCGCCTTCCCGCGGCTCGAGGTGGTCTGGCTGGACACCAGCGCCGGCACCGACCAGGTGCTGCTGGTGACCCGCGCCGCGCTGCTGGAGGCCTCGCGGCCATGA
- a CDS encoding PilT/PilU family type 4a pilus ATPase, protein MSSGNMERVLRLMAEKKASDVYLSARTPILIKIHGQILQVSDQPLSPQQPRQLLAEVLTPAQLEELDDTGELNIGLVLPNVASFRLSAFKQRGSIAAVFRCIPSEIPSLESLNVPPILANLVMEKRGLILMVGATGTGKSTTLAAMLEHRNQLVAGHILTIEDPIEFLFTNKKSVINQREVGRDTQSLQVGLKNALRQAPDCILIGEIRDRETMTAALSYALSGHLVLATLHANNSYHALGRILSFYTPEARPALLSDLASGLKAIVSQRLMRAVTGGRIPAVEVLLNTKLVAELIEKGDFSGVKEAMEKSMAEGSQTFEQDIARLIHEGLVTREEGLTYADSPTNLMWRLQNVVGPQSKVEQKKEEIDDGPSFTEITLDVRDERGSGFGTTGFGTTGFGTLNR, encoded by the coding sequence ATGAGCAGCGGGAACATGGAGCGGGTGCTCCGGTTGATGGCGGAGAAGAAGGCGTCGGACGTCTACCTGTCCGCCAGGACGCCCATCCTCATCAAGATCCACGGGCAGATCCTGCAGGTCAGCGACCAGCCGCTGTCGCCCCAGCAGCCGCGCCAGCTGCTCGCCGAGGTGCTCACCCCGGCGCAGCTCGAGGAGCTGGACGACACCGGCGAACTCAACATCGGCCTGGTGCTGCCCAACGTCGCGAGCTTCCGCCTGAGCGCCTTCAAGCAGCGCGGCTCGATCGCCGCGGTGTTCCGCTGCATCCCGAGCGAGATCCCGTCGCTGGAATCGCTCAACGTCCCGCCCATCCTCGCCAACCTGGTGATGGAAAAGCGCGGGCTGATCCTGATGGTGGGGGCCACCGGCACCGGCAAGAGCACCACGCTCGCGGCAATGCTGGAGCACCGCAACCAGCTGGTGGCGGGCCACATCCTCACCATCGAGGACCCGATCGAGTTCCTGTTCACCAACAAGAAGTCGGTGATCAACCAGCGCGAGGTCGGCCGCGACACGCAGTCGCTGCAGGTGGGCCTGAAGAACGCGCTGCGCCAGGCGCCCGACTGCATCCTGATCGGCGAGATCCGCGACCGCGAGACCATGACCGCGGCGCTGTCGTACGCGCTGTCCGGCCACCTCGTGCTGGCCACGCTGCACGCGAACAACAGCTACCACGCGCTGGGCCGGATCCTGTCGTTCTACACGCCCGAGGCGCGCCCCGCGCTGCTGTCGGACCTGGCCTCGGGCCTGAAGGCCATCGTCTCGCAGCGCCTGATGCGCGCGGTGACCGGCGGGCGGATCCCGGCGGTCGAGGTGCTGCTCAACACCAAGCTGGTGGCCGAGCTGATCGAGAAAGGCGACTTCTCCGGCGTCAAGGAGGCGATGGAGAAGTCCATGGCCGAAGGCTCGCAGACCTTCGAGCAGGACATCGCCCGCCTGATCCACGAAGGGCTGGTCACCCGCGAGGAGGGCCTCACCTACGCCGACTCGCCGACCAACCTGATGTGGCGCCTGCAGAACGTGGTCGGGCCGCAATCCAAGGTCGAGCAGAAGAAGGAAGAGATCGACGACGGCCCGTCCTTCACCGAGATCACCCTGGACGTGCGCGACGAGCGCGGCAGCGGCTTCGGCACCACCGGGTTCGGCACGACCGGCTTCGGCACCCTCAACCGCTGA
- the dapC gene encoding succinyldiaminopimelate transaminase, with protein sequence MNPLLSKLQPYPFERLRALVKDIQPNPAYRPISLGIGEPKHPTPAFIQQAVTAALAGLANYPATAGDIRLREAMAGWVQRRYGVTLDPATQVLPVNGTREALFALAQTVIDPTRHRDQGGPVVVCPNPFYQIYEGAALLAGARVAYANSDPARNFAPDLTGIPEATWAATQLLYVCSPGNPTGAVMSLDEWARLFELSDRHGFVIASDECYSEIYFRDDQPPLGGLEAALKLGRGDFRNLIALTSLSKRSNVPGMRSGFVAGDAQILKSFLLYRTYHGGAMSPVVQQASIAAWGDEQHVAENREKYRAKFAKVTPMLAEVLDVALPDAGFYLWAKVPGSDTEFARGLLAQYNVTVLPGSYLAREAHGINPGAGRVRMALVAEVDECVEAAERIVAYVRSLS encoded by the coding sequence ATGAACCCCCTGCTCTCCAAGCTGCAACCCTATCCGTTCGAGCGGCTGCGCGCGCTGGTCAAGGACATTCAGCCCAACCCGGCCTACCGCCCCATCAGCCTGGGCATCGGCGAGCCCAAGCACCCGACGCCGGCCTTCATCCAGCAGGCGGTCACGGCCGCGCTGGCGGGGCTGGCCAACTACCCGGCCACGGCCGGTGACATCCGGCTGCGCGAGGCGATGGCCGGCTGGGTGCAGCGCCGCTACGGCGTCACGCTCGACCCGGCGACCCAGGTCCTGCCGGTCAACGGCACCCGCGAGGCGCTGTTCGCGCTGGCGCAGACCGTGATCGACCCGACGCGGCACCGCGACCAGGGGGGGCCGGTGGTGGTCTGCCCCAACCCCTTCTACCAGATCTACGAAGGCGCGGCCCTGCTGGCCGGCGCCCGCGTGGCCTACGCCAACAGCGACCCGGCGCGCAACTTCGCGCCGGACCTGACGGGCATCCCCGAGGCCACCTGGGCCGCCACCCAGCTGCTGTACGTCTGCTCGCCGGGCAACCCGACCGGCGCGGTGATGTCGCTCGACGAGTGGGCGCGCCTGTTCGAGCTGAGCGACCGCCACGGCTTCGTGATCGCCTCGGACGAGTGCTACTCCGAGATCTACTTCCGCGACGACCAGCCGCCGCTGGGCGGGCTGGAGGCCGCGCTCAAGCTGGGGCGCGGCGACTTCCGCAACCTGATCGCGCTGACCAGCCTGTCCAAGCGCTCCAACGTGCCGGGCATGCGCTCCGGCTTCGTCGCCGGCGACGCGCAGATCCTGAAGTCCTTCCTGCTGTACCGCACCTACCATGGCGGCGCGATGAGCCCGGTGGTGCAGCAGGCCAGCATCGCGGCCTGGGGCGACGAGCAGCACGTGGCCGAAAACCGGGAAAAGTACCGCGCGAAGTTCGCCAAGGTGACACCGATGCTGGCCGAGGTGCTGGACGTGGCGCTGCCCGATGCCGGCTTCTACCTCTGGGCCAAGGTGCCGGGCAGCGACACCGAGTTCGCCCGCGGGCTGCTCGCTCAATACAATGTCACCGTCCTGCCCGGCAGCTATCTCGCGCGCGAAGCGCACGGCATCAACCCGGGCGCCGGGCGCGTGCGCATGGCGCTCGTTGCCGAAGTCGACGAATGCGTCGAAGCGGCCGAACGCATCGTGGCCTACGTCCGATCCCTGTCCTGA
- the queF gene encoding preQ(1) synthase yields MPKTVSRTASRPAATKAAAPKQRPVPATPPSAPSKELHVFPNPAPKRDYVIQFQIPEFTCHCPLTGQPDFAHFTIDYIADKLCVELKSLKMYMWSYRNEGAFHEKVTNDILDDIVKAIDPRYIRITAKWYVRGGIYTNVVAEHRKKGWKPQPRIELPQHAHETGLLG; encoded by the coding sequence ATGCCCAAGACCGTGTCGAGAACCGCCTCCCGTCCTGCCGCCACCAAGGCCGCAGCCCCCAAACAGCGCCCGGTGCCGGCCACGCCGCCCTCGGCACCGTCCAAGGAGCTGCATGTCTTTCCGAACCCGGCCCCGAAGCGGGACTATGTGATCCAGTTCCAGATCCCCGAGTTCACCTGCCACTGCCCGCTGACCGGCCAGCCCGACTTCGCGCACTTCACGATCGACTACATCGCCGACAAGCTGTGCGTGGAGCTCAAGAGCCTGAAGATGTACATGTGGAGCTACCGCAACGAAGGCGCGTTCCACGAGAAAGTCACCAACGACATCCTGGATGACATCGTCAAGGCGATCGATCCGCGCTACATCCGCATCACGGCCAAGTGGTACGTGCGCGGCGGCATCTACACCAACGTCGTCGCCGAGCATCGCAAGAAGGGCTGGAAGCCCCAGCCGCGCATCGAGCTGCCGCAGCACGCGCACGAGACCGGCCTGCTCGGCTGA